From Tachypleus tridentatus isolate NWPU-2018 chromosome 8, ASM421037v1, whole genome shotgun sequence, a single genomic window includes:
- the LOC143223739 gene encoding MICOS complex subunit Mic60-like isoform X1: MWVEINAASEARDKALNNASTTAANIKANIEELKAIVADGRADMLTAQNSSLLQAEEAISRVLYQIQTAETEVAKALGESKVVNEYKDIIEKGKEQFKKELEAILPDVKLGQQVNEENLNILIAHAYRRVEHLQRQLAKQAVTEQNRVQKAMENQKEEDSKIADTQVSIELANQQREQEIAHQKGINDLKEELELELRQQLRRQAAAHNDHLQEVLFAQQKEMDRKHELNLKDKLLQEKTRQLSELADAITKLKSIEVTLKAHEQLDTAARKAQQLWLACQALKQSIKSGQPDQGT, translated from the exons ATGTGGGTTGAAATTAATGCTGCTAGTGAAGCAAGGGATAAAGCATTGAATAATGCTTCCACCACTGCAGCCAATATCAa AGCTAACATTGAAGAACTCAAGGCAATAGTGGCAGATGGACGAGCAGATATGTTGACAGCACAGAACTCATCACTCCTACAAGCTGAAGAGGCAATAAGTAGAGTTCTTTATCAGATTCAGACTGCAGAAACTGAG gtGGCCAAAGCATTAGGAGAATCAAAAGTTGTTAATGAATACAAAGACATTATTGAAAAAGGCAAGGAACAGTTTAAGAAGGAACTAGAGGCCATCCTTCCTGATGTGAAACTAG GCCAGCAGGTGAATGAAGAAAATCTTAACATTCTAATCGCTCATGCTTACCGTCGAGTGGAACATCTTCAAAGACAGTTAGCAAAACAAGCA GTTACAGAACAAAACAGAGTGCAGAAAGCCATGGAAAATCAGAAAGAGGAAGACAGTAAGATTGCTGACACTCAGGTATCTATAGAACTAGCCAATCAACAGAGGGAACAAGAAATAGCTCATCAAAAAGGT aTCAATGACTTGAAGGAGGAATTGGAGCTTGAGCTCCGTCAACAGTTGCGAAGGCAAGCAGCCGCTCACAATGACCACCTTCAGGAAGTCTTGTTTGCCCAGCAGAAAGAGATGGATCGTAAACATGAACTTAATCTGAAGGACAAACTTCTGCAGGAGAAAACCCGTCAGCTCTCTGAACTAGCTGATGCCATCACAAAGCTAAAAAGCATAGAAGTCACTCTTAAGG CTCATGAGCAGCTTGACACAGCAGCCAGGAAGGCCCAACAATTG
- the LOC143223739 gene encoding MICOS complex subunit MIC60-1-like isoform X2, translating into MLTAQNSSLLQAEEAISRVLYQIQTAETEVAKALGESKVVNEYKDIIEKGKEQFKKELEAILPDVKLGQQVNEENLNILIAHAYRRVEHLQRQLAKQAVTEQNRVQKAMENQKEEDSKIADTQVSIELANQQREQEIAHQKGINDLKEELELELRQQLRRQAAAHNDHLQEVLFAQQKEMDRKHELNLKDKLLQEKTRQLSELADAITKLKSIEVTLKAHEQLDTAARKAQQLWLACQALKQSIKSGQPDQGT; encoded by the exons ATGTTGACAGCACAGAACTCATCACTCCTACAAGCTGAAGAGGCAATAAGTAGAGTTCTTTATCAGATTCAGACTGCAGAAACTGAG gtGGCCAAAGCATTAGGAGAATCAAAAGTTGTTAATGAATACAAAGACATTATTGAAAAAGGCAAGGAACAGTTTAAGAAGGAACTAGAGGCCATCCTTCCTGATGTGAAACTAG GCCAGCAGGTGAATGAAGAAAATCTTAACATTCTAATCGCTCATGCTTACCGTCGAGTGGAACATCTTCAAAGACAGTTAGCAAAACAAGCA GTTACAGAACAAAACAGAGTGCAGAAAGCCATGGAAAATCAGAAAGAGGAAGACAGTAAGATTGCTGACACTCAGGTATCTATAGAACTAGCCAATCAACAGAGGGAACAAGAAATAGCTCATCAAAAAGGT aTCAATGACTTGAAGGAGGAATTGGAGCTTGAGCTCCGTCAACAGTTGCGAAGGCAAGCAGCCGCTCACAATGACCACCTTCAGGAAGTCTTGTTTGCCCAGCAGAAAGAGATGGATCGTAAACATGAACTTAATCTGAAGGACAAACTTCTGCAGGAGAAAACCCGTCAGCTCTCTGAACTAGCTGATGCCATCACAAAGCTAAAAAGCATAGAAGTCACTCTTAAGG CTCATGAGCAGCTTGACACAGCAGCCAGGAAGGCCCAACAATTG